The Apis mellifera strain DH4 linkage group LG8, Amel_HAv3.1, whole genome shotgun sequence genome contains a region encoding:
- the LOC409243 gene encoding golgin subfamily A member 4 isoform X11, with the protein MSKAIEDDERRRRSLEAGREILEKYKAEKASKVQGTSYNQMDEISDEESFRNDKSIGHRESYVHEGVSSRDVTQSSVSMSEGEADGDLEGLAGRVAQLEELLQGKEAIVEALNAEIDHLRAEASSPNSSQSQNSSIPSRDVIPLYHTKLQEFEKAVNQRDNLIEELMWSLQQAISARDNFASQLNALNAMEIPCKDNTSSMNNKSLQEKIDTLEKTLNDQRSMIQKLNSQLAQNLEHVQTLEMERETRVAEINDYKLQINNLNEQIRVSAADKNLNITETLEQQKQYEARVDKIKQDMQHILKKFTTETNINTTRHQQELKDLATKHEKEIINIQDKYEEEIKQLKEENKILADRLNKELPDLDTRHAKELSIFQTQLTHYKKTVEALKLELMNRSESQQIAQTELNEYKSKFNEFKVQSERARHILNLENQKEKEMLSEQIKLHKLQLEEITSKYIAVTAILESKESIERSLEQALSNAAMLKEENESLKFKLDDLSSRYSAAQSLIENSQTHEKTLSNRIYDLEKSLSRLSGINMSTLSELNETTYQTFDEVAVQYQLTKQKLEEKAELEKLLIQRIEGLEEDIRKSKEELEQTDLIKKSYEKQLKDMKNVCDKYKSELISLKKNELDDQSSLLLEEELKLSNQNMKDTVNDLLHKIEEDQQEIKKFKIILEQKETEFAECIKKMYDLTDKLKKSEQEREQLKNGLATAWAQCAEVEEKLNQTLALNDSKLDISVPSSSYNSALMKQYKLDRIVDDSVSMMHDQSLDKNKTLSEKNENLDSSNKRVSLQGKLTFVLEENERLRKELEHLNQQTDYEEIKSKLKYYISLSENLTTEKEQKMEENRVLKKKLDNLYLLKESINQLRSEKETLRKEIETLIHVHDEQINAIKTETTSEIRKVQSLMLGLKEGTTELNDLKIELEKRHAKEMEELRMYFEQKCLLMEKQYSEEIFSQQSKKMSDNDSEIADITEDLYFGGAGDCLNVSNISEHNSRLGSPIGDEQSKYSSKNFNTYNKSELEYEIKTLQQELQNKIIEGQEMKLNYEKALEDQKNIYEKELYNNKERKHGFLRNMVNQVLLTIESDVEDNWPIELLELRDKLTGNAKKEMQLLKNTHIEEVQHLKEEHSRTVTKMIDCHREELNKIKSEYLQNYCGDRSLLIDNKIFEERNNLTKTCTTLKTLIEELIKYFIVCEEEINNTLFTEITKKQLSDSVNNEKTMQFDETEGLKCNELKMSSKKDSLNLSEMIVRKVHFAPKTTEIVSIINSNVETLPTILEEDDNITEKLKQELNNCILRLKSESAEILNTSSIEGKLSSKDTFWLNKMNEELNLKLHHAETLIMGYQEEIDHQKMTIFDLQRKLVNAENKKETITEGYGENYDVGIDTTLQDFSQLQEKVRHVLSNGGGDCTELLQLIDELSRQSDKLMEEAKKEKEDLQQQQVPLEPTPTPYIHRVCHRKIEAADKQLKATRKFLDEQASEREAERDEAAKQIHILQEQLKEREREKERDQRITSEQSTLSPEATSDIPTLQASDIDATVEVLESQMREMSSLMSDTEAKKNETESELKAAIDKIWVLREIITDLEQQLQIKTEKEESLQLQINQLETVIAAQTKNQHELVQELDAVKMGSESKQLNEHIIHLQEELRKHKLSSEQFNVNSAALKQMKTELRDMQNQLDKRIKELESAHMCSSNLSLSQPSEDVSIRDQIDATRCPTPDDPTAPPMLPLDQLLKLKEKMLKHARAEEVAFKRIKDLELQVTALRNQNEELQAEQEILQQTASEQLFQIQSMRGRLEQHKQSAPFAQRQATSRLELQLHEANTKFQSLERTIADKDLELKDMKNQLDRINQLLQEKQAEIANVVQVESVTIQKLKEHLEVVEEEKKILQAKVGVQEHAQLELPKLIDSMLADKNEEIDHLKEQLSKKEKQLEMYSSLNLDETQLRELARQTEAKNSARTLSDILSIHSECEETAEAIRGINTTQNLPNVSTFKVPFTLKNIDDSIVPLMDSAKMIHPQVPPLDLGSQSLSATSSQQSGMLDLLHSGLELKTSSSENNLSNDKTDHVTQSRQERQKSPEKHIDEKNDSNKSCVTSIKYTQTSINETLNEMEKLENQLQIMKEELNTKSAILNKKENDLITLQKHYDELQTEFKEVIETLSRDKYFYQNQYELSRVSENKIKKDLQEIENVLKLKDEEIQDHKNKMQMNERIIMELNSENIKLKKNIEEKEQELEQTRKYTTLLHEKIKEVQNFRDIILDKDITIETIQTRNIEIENENKQLYEFKTKYQSIKQELLECQTEIQRLTEGLNNRDQIIRRLEEMARRTSVSETSSPSNEKDQEIHHLQEYLKEKDKMIRQMNDDGKNLHKALEIIQNKMKESGNVVELRKKLKDEKKLTAELRDMVDKMSKELSDLKLIAQRSQDDTDIEDMVQRELNLSVHLDKQIMNAIESDTKTHKTECEKQHNSAPYQDMELKLKLIQANKINEELKKLKDDLEIEREMLKCQIAEYENRIFQLKSDLTEESKKVVKLDDELSSEKKLMRMLKIEIEKEHRTMQIEHIRNSELIDFLQNKQKNSLDNEAKLKNELNLLRQEYKNLEMQLSLMKEHVQSQKADDLPKLTDLLENERKKYLLLMENFEKEEKNNVELKDTLKKLQIEKNRIEKQLEVEEEKKENLISNLILIEGTKDHLQTDLRRTKEELKAKEEECEWLQKRIKTMSDAETRRQERSTSEHNDLKASRREINNAREVIMDLEADMKQLKRELTESLEREVKLTETMETLKERESDLIKKLTTAKDEEKNLKDVITELQQDIKTYTIRELELTKELKNRFSNENVPAKFLQKIEDLTNINEKYLTEKTILQEKLMKAREEKEQLNQRIKLLESQVKRSKVPQDLNTREHTEKLQHFYGKFLRADSRRKALAYQKRYLLSIVGGYQLSEENTLSVLAQLTKVQRSYAVIGRNKKSPKVRFRSAVLVVISICRMKWLIVRWNTGKRIGVKTLLWNIDQSFLPIQKTAMNHSPPVRDKNTSNGDGGFDGFTLEQYYQRLKNIQQKLGLAMAETGNLQIIPE; encoded by the exons atgagtAAAGCAATAGAAGATGATGAGCGCAGAAGACGCTCTTTGGAGGCGGGTAGAGAAATA ttggaaaaatataaggcAGAAAAGGCTAGCAAAGTTCAAGGTACAAGTTATAATCAAATGGATGAAATATCTGACGAAGAATCTTTCCGAAATGACAAATCTATTGGACATAGGGAATCTTac gTACATGAAGGAGTTTCTTCAAGAGATGTGACACAAAGCAGTGTCAGTATGAGTGAAGGAGAAGCAGATGGAGATTTAGAAGGTCTTGCAGGAAGAGTGGCtcaattagaagaattattacaaGGAAAAGAAGCCATAGTGGAAGCTTTAAATGCAGAAATAGATCATTTGAGAGCAGAAGCATCATCTCCAAATTCTTCTCAAAGCCAGAATAGTAGTATACCTAGCAGAGATGTTATACCTTTGTATCATACaaaa TTACAAGAGTTTGAAAAAGCAGTGAATCAAAGAGATAACCTAATAGAAGAATTAATGTGGTCTTTACAACAAGCAATATCTGCAAGAGATAATTTTGCTAGTCAATTGAATGCTTTGAATGCAATGGAGATACCTTGTAAGGATAATACTAGttctatgaataataaaagctTACAAGAAAAG attgatACTTTAGAAAAAACTCTAAATGATCAAAGATCAATGATACAGAAATTAAATAGTCAATTGGCTCAAAACTTAGAGCATGTACAAACTCTTGAAATGGAGAGAGAAACTAGAGTTgcagaaataaatgattataagttacaaattaataatttaaatgaacaaattCGTGTAAGTGCtgctgataaaaatttaaacatcacTGAGACTTTAGAGCAACAGAAACAATATGAAGCACGCGTAGACAAAATAAAGCAAGATATgcaacatatattaaaaaaatttacaactgaaacaaatataaatactacaCGTCATCAGCAGGAATTGAAAGATCTAGCTACTAAACatgaaaaggaaataataaatattcaagataagtatgaagaagaaataaaacaattgaaggaagagaataaaattctagCTGATCGTTTAAATAAGGAGCTGCCAGATTTGGATACTAGACATGCCAAAgaactttctatttttcaaacacAGTTAactcattataaaaaaactgtAGAAGCTTTGAAACTTGAATTAATGAATCGCTCAGAATCTCAACAAATTGCCCAAACtgaattaaacgaatataaatcgAAGTTTAATGAGTTTAAAGTACAGTCAGAAAGAGCTAGACATATTCTAAATctagaaaatcaaaaagaaaaagagatgttAAGTGAACAGATTAAGTTACATAAACTTCAATTAGAAGAGATTACTTCAAAATACATTGCAGTAACTGCAATTCTTGAATCAAAAGAAAGTATTGAACGTTCTTTGGAACAGGCTTTATCAAATGCTGCTatgttaaaagaagaaaatgaaagtttaaaatttaagctTGATGATCTCTCATCAAGATACTCAGCAGCACAATCATTAATAGAAAACAGCCAAACTCATGAAAAAACTTTGAGTAATAGGATATatgatttagaaaaatcattatctAGACTTAGTGGTATAAATATGAGTACTTTGAGTGAATTAAATGAAACCACGTATCAGACTTTTGATGAAGTGGCAGTTCAATATCAGttaacaaaacaaaaactCGAGGAGAAAGcagaattagaaaaacttcTAATTCAGAGAATTGAAGGTCTTGAAGAGGATATTCGCAAGTCAAAAGAGGAATTGGAGCAAAcagatttaattaagaaatcatatgaaaaacaacttaaagatatgaaaaatgtatGCGACAAATATAAATCCGAACTGATTTCCTTGAAAAAGAATGAGCTAGATGATCAGAGTTCCTTACTATTAGAAGAGGAATTGAAGTTATCTAATCAGAATATGAAAGATACtgttaatgatttattacataaaattgaaGAGGATCAACAAgagattaagaaatttaagataatccttgaacaaaaagaaacagaatttGCAGAGTgtataaagaaaatgtatGATTTAacagataaattgaaaaaatctgAACAAGAACGtgaacaattgaaaaatggaTTGGCCACAGCATGGGCTCAATGTGCAGAGGTAGAGGAGAAATTGAATCAAACCTTAGCTTTAAATGACAGTAAATTAGATATCTCTGTGCCATCATCCAGTTACAATAGTGCCTTGATGAagcaatataaattagatagaatTGTTGATGATTCTGTTAGTATGATGCATGATCAaagtttagataaaaataaaactttatccgaaaaaaatgaaaatcttgaTAGTAGTAATAAAAGAGTATCATTACAAGGAAAATTAACATTTGtattagaagaaaatgaacGATTACGAAAAGAATTAGAACATTTAAACCAACAAACAGActatgaagaaattaaaagcaaattgaaatattatattagtctCTCAGAAAATCTTACCACAGAAAAGGAacaaaaaatggaagaaaatagagttttgaaaaaaaaattagacaatctatatttattaaaagaatctaTAAATCAGTTAAGATCAGAAAAGGAAACTTTACGCaaagaaattgaaacattAATTCACGTTCATGATGAGCAAATAAATGCTATAAAAACTGAAACTACATCTGAAATTAGAAAAGTACAATCATTGATGTTAGGTTTAAAAGAAGGCACAACAGAACTAAATGATCTTAAAATCGAATTGGAAAAGCGACACGCAAAAGAGATGGAAGAATTGCGTATGTATTTCgaacaaaaatgtttattaatggaaaaacaatattctgaagaaatatttagtcagcaatcaaaaaaaatgtcaGATAATGACAGTGAAATTGCTGATATAACtgaagatttatatttcgGAGGTGCAGGCGATTGTTTGAATGTTTCTAATATATCCGAACATAATTCAAGACTTGGTTCTCCAATTGGAGATGAACAATCTAAATATtctagtaaaaattttaatacttacaATAAATCTGAActagaatatgaaataaaaactttacaaCAAGAATtgcaaaacaaaataatagagggacaagaaatgaaattaaattatgaaaaagctTTGGAAGaccagaaaaatatatatgaaaaagaactatacaataataaagaaaggaaacatggatttttaagaaatatggtGAATCAG GTACTTTTAACGATCGAGTCGGACGTAGAAGACAATTGGCCAATAGAATTGCTAGAATTGCGAGATAAACTAACTGGtaatgcaaaaaaagaaatgcaacTGCTCAAAAATACACATATTGAAGAGGTGCAACATTTAAAAGAAGAGCATTCTCGAACTGTGACTAAGATGATTGATTGTCATCGAGAAgaacttaataaaattaaatcagaaTATCTCCAAAATTATTGTGGTGATAGAAGTTTGTTAAtagataataagatttttgaaGAAAG aaataatttaactaaaaCATGCACCACTCTTAAAActttaattgaagaattgataaaatactttattgtttgtgaagaagaaattaataacacTCTTTTTACTGAAATTACTAAAAAGCAATTATCTGATAgtgttaataatgaaaaaaccaTGCAATTTGATGAAACTGAAGGATTGAAatgtaatgaattaaaaatgagtTCAAAAAAGGATTCATTGAATTTATCTGAGATGATTGTCCGAAAGGTGCATTTTGCTCCAAAAACTACAGAAatagtttcaataataaacAGCAATGTTGAAACTTTACCAACTATTCTAGAAGAAGATGATAATataacagaaaaattaaaacaagaatTAAACAATTGCATACTTCGTTTGAAGTCTGAGAGTGCTGAAATTCTTAATACTTCATCAATTGAAGGAAAATTATCTTCGAAAGATACTTTTTggttgaataaaatgaatgaagaattaaatttgaaacttcATCATGCTGAAACTTTAATTATGGGTTACCAAGAAGAAATTGATCATCAGAAAATGACTATTTTCGATCTCCAAAGAAAGTTGGTTAATgcagagaataaaaaagaaacaatcacAGAAGGTTATGGGGAAAATTATGATGTGGGTATTGATACTACATTACAAGACTTTTCACAATTACAAGAGAAAg tcaGACATGTATTATCAAATGGAGGAGGAGATTGTACAGAATTGTTACAATTGATAGATGAATTGTCTAGACAGAGTGATAAATTGATGGAAGaagctaaaaaagaaaaggaagactTACAACAACAg CAGGTGCCTTTAGAACCTACTCCTACCCCATACATTCACAGGGTTTGCCACCGAAAG ATCGAGGCAGcagataaacaattaaaagcaACCCGTAAATTTTTGGATGAACAAGCAAGTGAAAGAGAAGCAGAGAGAGATGAAGCTGCAAAACAAATACATATTCTGCAGGAACAACTTAAAGAGCgtgaacgagagaaagaaagagatcaaCGTATCACATCTGAA CAGTCCACATTATCACCTGAAGCAACATCAGACATCCCTACGCTTCAAGCATCTGACATCGATGCAACT GTAGAAGTTCTGGAATCTCAAATGAGAGAGATGTCCTCTCTTATGTCTGATacagaagcaaaaaaaaatgaaaccgAGAGTGAACTCAAAGCAGCTATTGACAAAATCTGGGTACTTAGAGAGATTATCACAGACTTAGAACAACAGTTACAAATTAAAACtgagaaagaagaatctttGCAATTACAAATCAATCAATTAGAAACTGTGATTGCTGCACAGACTAAAAATCAGCATGAATTAGTTCAAGAATTGGATGCTGTTAAAATGGGTAGTGAAAGCAAACAACTGAATGAACACATTATTCATTTAcag GAGGAATTaagaaaacataaattaaGTTCTGAACAATTCAACGTAAATTCTGCTGCATTGAAACAAATGAAAACGGAACTTCGTGATATGCAAAATCAAttagataaaagaattaaagaattagaatCTGCACACATGTGCAGTTCCAATTTAAGTTTAAGCCAACCAAGTGAAGATGTGTCTATCAGAGATCAAATAGATGCTACACGGTGTCCTACACCAGATGATCCCACTGCTCCACCTATGTTACCTCTTGACCaacttttaaaacttaaagagaaaatgttaaaacatGCTAGAGCCGAAGAAGTAGCTTTCAAAAGAATCAAAGACTTAGAATTGCAAGTGACAGCACTTAGAAATCAAAatgaa gaaTTACAAGCAGAACAAGAAATTCTTCAACAAACAGCTTCTGAACAATTATTCCAAATACAATCAATGCGTGGTAGATTGGAACAGCATAAGCAAAGTGCTCCATTTGCTCAAAGACAAGCAACATCTCGCTTAGAATTACAACTTCATGAAgctaatacaaaatttcaatctttggAACGAACCATTGCTGATAAAGATTtagaa ttAAAGGATATGAAGAATCAATTAGATAGAATTAACCAATTATTACAAGAGAAACAAGCAGAGATTGCAAATGTGGTACAAGTAGAAAGTGTTACAATTCAAAAGTTGAAAGAACATCTGGAAGtagtagaagaagaaaaaaaaattctccag gcaAAAGTTGGCGTTCAAGAACATGCTCAATTGGAATTaccaaaattaatagatagtaTGTTAGCAGATAAAAACGAGGAAATAGATCATTTGAAAGAACAAttatccaaaaaagaaaaacaacttGAAATGTATTCTTCGCTAAATCTAGATGAAACGCAATTAAGAGAGTTAGCACGTCAAACAGAGGCAAAGAATAGTGCACGTACATTAAgcgatatattatcaattcattCGGAATGTGAAGAGACTGCAGAAGCTATTAGAGGAATTAATACAACTCAAAACTTACCTAATGTATCTACTTTTAAAGTTCCATTTactcttaaaaatatagacgATTCAATTGTGCCTTTGATGGACAGTGCTAAAATGATTCATCCTCAAGTTCCTCCTTTGGATCTTGGTTCTCAGAGCTTATCTGCAACTTCTAGTCAACAATCTGGAATGTTAGATTTGTTACACAGTGGTCTAGAATTAAAGACTTCCTCATcagaaaataatctttccaATGACAAAACTGATCATGTTACTCAGTCAAGACAAGAAAGACAGAAATCTCCAGAAAAACATATTGATGAGAAAAATGATAGTAATAAATCTTGTGTtacatcaataaaatatactcaAACATCTATTAATGAAACTTTAAATGAAATGGAGAAGTTAGAGAATCAATTGCAGATAATGAAAGaggaattaaatacaaaatcagcaattttaaataaaaaagaaaatgatttaattactttacaGAAACATTATGATGAATTACAAACAGAATTCAAAGAGGTAATAGAAACACTTTCTAGagacaaatatttctatcaaaatcaatatgaATTATCACGAGTAtcagagaataaaataaagaaagatcttcaagaaatagaaaatgttttgaaattaaaagatgaagaaatacAAGATCATAAGAACAAAATGCAAatgaatgaaagaattataatggagctgaattcagaaaatattaaattgaagaaaaatatagaagagaAGGAACAAGAATTAGAACAGACACGGAAATATACTACTTTGCTTCATGAGAAGATAAAAGAAGTGCAAAATTTTAGAGATATAATTCTTGATAAAGATATTACCATTGAAACAATTCAAACTCGCAATATTgaaatcgaaaatgaaaacaaacaaTTATACGAATTTAAGACCAAATATCAATCGATTAAACAAGAATTATTAGAATGTCAAACCGAAATTCAGAGACTGACTGAAGGTCTAAACAACAGAGATCAGATTATTAGAAGATTAGAAGAAATGGCTAGACGCACTAGCGTGTCAGAAACATCATCACCATCTAATGAAAAGGATCAAGAAATTCATCATTtgcaagaatatttaaaagaaaaagataaaatgataagACAAATGAATGATGATGGTAAGAATTTACACAAAGCtttagaaattatacaaaataaaatgaaagaatctgGAAATGTAGTGGAGTTGAGAAAAAAGTTAAAGGATGAAAAGAAGTTAACTGCTGAGTTAAGAGATATGGTGGACAAAATGAGCAAAGAGTTgtctgatttaaaattaattgcgc AACGATCACAGGATGATACTGATATTGAAGACATGGTAcaaagagaattaaatttatcagttCATTTAGACAAACAAATCATGAACGCCATTGAAAGTGACACAAAGACACATAAAACTGAATGTGAAAAACAACATAATTCTGCTCCATATCAGgatatggaattaaaattaaaactaattcaAGCTAACAAGATCaatgaagaattgaaaaaattgaaagacgatttggaaattgaaagagaaatgCTTAAATGTCAGATAGCGGAATATGAAAATCGTATCTTCCAGCTTAAATCAGATTTGACAGAAGAATCAAAGAAAGTTGTGAAATTAGATGATGAATTATCTtctgagaaaaaattaatgagaatgttaaagattgaaattgaaaaagaacatAGAACAATGCAAATTGAACATATCCGGAATTCAgaattaatagattttcttcaaaataaacaaaaaaattctttagatAATGAGGCAAAgcttaaaaatgaattgaactTACTACGACaggaatacaaaaatttagaaatgcaATTGAGTTTGATGAAAGAACATGTACAATCCCAGAAAGCCGATGACTTACCGAAATTAACAGATCTtttggaaaatgaaagaaagaaatatctattattaatggaaaactttgaaaaagaagaaaaaaataatgtagagCTCAAAgatactttgaaaaaattacaaatagagAAGAATCGTATTGAGAAACAACTTGAagtagaggaagaaaaaaaagagaatttaataagtaatttgattttaatagagGGAACCAAAGATCATTTGCAAACTGATCTCAGGCGTACCAAAGAAGAACTAAaagcaaaagaagaagaatgtgAATGGTTACAGAAAAGAATCAAGACCATGTCTGATGCAGAAACTAGAAGACAGGAAAGAAGTACTTCTGAACACAATGATCTTAAAGCTtcaagaagagaaattaataatgctaGAGAAGTAATA ATGGATCTAGAAGCCGATATGAAGCAGTTAAAAAGAGAATTGACAGAATCCCTTGAACGTGAGGTAAAATTAACTGAAACTATGGAAACTcttaaagaaagagaaagtgatctaattaaaaaactgaCTACTGCCaaagatgaagaaaagaaCTTAAAAGATGTGATCACTGAGTTACAGCAAGACATAAAAACATACACGATAAGAGAATTAGAATTAacgaaagaattgaaaaataggtTCTCAAACGAAAATGTTCCTGCTAAATTCTTACAGAAGATTGAa gATCTTACGAATatcaacgaaaaatatttgacagAGAAAACTATTCTTCaggagaaattaatgaaagcaagggaagaaaaagaacaattaaatcaacgaattaaattacttGAAAGTCAAGTGAAACGAAGTAAAGTACCTCAAGATTTAAACACTCGAGAACATAcagaaaaa ttGCAACATTTTTATGGGAAATTTCTGCGAGCAGATAGCAGACGAAAGGCTCTAGCTTATCAGAAAcgctatttattatctattgttGGCGGCTATCAATTGTCTGAAGAAAATACTTTATCTGTACTTGCTCAATTGACTAAAGTGCAACGATCCTATGCAGTAATAGGTCGCAATAAGAAATCGCCAAAAGTACGTTTTAGAAGTGCAGTACTTGTTGTGATTAGTATTTGTAGAATGAAATGGTTGATTGTGAGATGGAACACTGGCAAACGAATAGGcgtaaaaacattattatggAATATAGATCAATCTTTTTTACCAATTCAGAAAACCGCTATGAATCATTCACCTCCTGTTCGAGATAAAAACACTTCAAA CGGAGATGGTGGTTTCGATGGATTTACACTTGAACAGTATTATcaacgtttgaaaaatattcaacagaAATTGGGTTTAGCCATGGCAGAAACTGGAAATCTTCAAATTATTCCAGAATAG